In one Brassica oleracea var. oleracea cultivar TO1000 chromosome C9, BOL, whole genome shotgun sequence genomic region, the following are encoded:
- the LOC106318801 gene encoding EIN3-binding F-box protein 2-like has translation MSGIFSFSGDEDFFNGGTMHLSPGSCPGVYLPPRKRLRVAAPSPYSAFNQKQTSIEVLPDECLFEILRRLPSGKERSACACVSKYWLNTLTSIKANESVQEVESEGFLSRSLEGNKATDLRLAAISVGTSARGGLGKLQIRGSGFESRVTDAGIESIAYGCPSLKALSLWNLPAVSDKGLSEIARCCPMLERLNLSRCPGVTDKGLVAIAENCRNLNDLTIDSCSGVGNEGLRGIARRCSSLRSISLRSCPRVGDQGVAFLLAQAGSYLTKVKLQMVNVTGLSLAVLGHYGVAVTDLVLSGLQGVNEKGFWVMGNAKGMKKLKSLSVTSCRGMTDVGVEAVGSGCPDLKHVSLNKCLLVSGKGLVSLAKSAASLESLKLEECHRINHFGCLGFLMSCGAKLKAFSLVNCLGIQDLNSESHLTSTSSLRSLSVRCCPGFGDSSLTFLGKFCHQLQDVELCGLNGVTDAGVLSLLQSNNVGLVKLNLNGCVNVTDNTVSAVSFSHGSTLESLSIDGCKNITDASLVTVAKNCYSVNDLDVSNTLVSDHGIKALASSPNHLSLQVLSLGGCSGITDKSKACIQKLGRTLLGLNIQRCGRISSSTVDSLLEQLWRCDILY, from the exons ATGTCTGGGATCTTCAGCTTTAGTG GTGATGAAGATTTTTTCAATGGGGGAACGATGCATCTGTCTCCAGGGAGCTGTCCCGGCGTCTATCTCCCACCGCGCAAGAGACTACGCGTCGCCGCACCCTCACCCTACAGCGCCTTTAACCAAAAGCAAACTTCAATCGAAGTTTTACCCGATGAGTGCCTATTCGAGATCCTTAGACGCTTACCCTCTGGCAAAGAGAGAAGCGCGTGCGCTTGCGTCTCCAAGTACTGGCTCAACACTCTCACTAGTATCAAAGCGAACGAGTCTGTTCAAGAAGTGGAGAGTGAAGGGTTCTTGTCAAGGAGCTTGGAAGGTAACAAAGCTACGGACTTGAGGCTTGCAGCTATCTCTGTCGGGACGTCAGCGCGCGGCGGGTTAGGGAAGCTTCAGATCCGCGGGAGTGGGTTTGAGAGTAGAGTCACAGACGCTGGTATTGAATCAATTGCATATGGTTGTCCTTCTCTTAAGGCTCTGTCTCTTTGGAATCTCCCCGCGGTTAGTGATAAGGGTTTGTCCGAGATCGCGCGGTGTTGTCCGATGCTCGAAAGACTCAACCTTTCGCGGTGTCCTGGAGTGACAGACAAGGGTTTGGTCGCAATAGCCGAGAACTGTCGGAATCTAAATGATCTGACGATTGATTCTTGCTCTGGCGTCGGCAACGAGGGGTTAAGGGGGATTGCGAGACGGTGTAGTAGTCTGAGATCTATCTCTTTGCGGAGCTGTCCTCGCGTTGGGGATCAAGGAGTTGCGTTCCTCTTGGCGCAAGCTGGTTCTTACTTGACGAAAGTGAAACTCCAGATGGTGAATGTAACGGGCCTGTCTCTTGCTGTTCTTGGACACTATGGGGTTGCGGTTACTGATCTTGTGCTTAGTGGGCTTCAAGGAGTGAATGAGAAAGGGTTTTGGGTCATGGGAAATGCTAAAGGGATGAAGAAGCTCAAGTCTTTGTCAGTAACCTCGTGCAGAGGGATGACTGATGTTGGGGTTGAAGCTGTTGGAAGTGGCTGTCCTGATCTGAAGCATGTCTCTCTGAACAAGTGTCTGCTTGTTTCCGGCAAAGGGCTTGTGTCTTTGGCGAAATCTGCGGCGTCTTTAGAGAGTTTGAAGCTTGAGGAGTGCCACAGGATCAACCACTTTGGTTGCTTGGGGTTTCTAATGAGCTGCGGCGCGAAGTTGAAGGCTTTCTCTTTGGTTAACTGTCTGGGGATCCAAGACTTGAACTCAGAATCACATCTTACATCAACCAGCTCCTTACGGTCTTTATCAGTCCGTTGCTGTCCTGGGTTTGGGGATTCAAGTCTCACCTTCTTAGGGAAGTTCTGTCATCAGCTTCAAGACGTTGAGCTTTGTGGATTGAACGGAGTTACAGACGCTGGTGTCCTCTCTTTACTTCAGAGCAACAACGTTGGTCTAGTGAAGTTGAACTTAAACGGATGTGTAAATGTCACAGACAACACAGTCTCTGCAGTATCTTTCTCCCATGGAAGCACGCTGGAGTCTCTTAGCATTGATGGGTGCAAGAACATCACTGATGCAAGCCTTGTCACAGTGGCCAAGAACTGCTACTCAGTAAATGATCTCGACGTGTCAAACACTTTGGTATCAGATCATGGGATCAAGGCGTTGGCGTCTTCTCCCAACCACTTGAGTCTTCAGGTTCTTTCTCTTGGTGGCTGCTCTGGGA